Genomic window (Sphaerodactylus townsendi isolate TG3544 linkage group LG12, MPM_Stown_v2.3, whole genome shotgun sequence):
GGCACAAAGGCATTATGGATAGATGCGTTTTCAGTGGGTCAATTGGCTAGGTAGCTATTCTTGGTACATGCTCACAATCACAACTGGTGCAGAAAtatgaaaaacagcaacaaaaaaaggaagatgaaTCCATCCCGATGGAATAGATACAGTAGAGTATATGTTAAAAATAGCAGAGATGCCCCATAAGAACACAAGGGGTCAAAGACATTACCAGGACTTATGTTCCCCTGATacgacattttttttccttccaagagGCAACAAGTTAAGCTTTGTAATCTGATTGAAAAGCAAAAGCTTAGTTGCAATGTGATCACAATAGGGAGGTCAAGCTCAACAGGCGAGAGTTCAGCCCGCCAAAGGTCTACATAATCATTTAAGAGCGTTGCAAAGTTTGTCAGTGGTTCAGACCCGAACTATTTTTTTCCGTGCTCCAGCTCACATGCTTTCTGTCCTCTCTCAGGACAGAAGCATGACATAGGGCAGAGGTGATGCACTTGCAAGCGCACAGCTTATTACTTGCCCAGAAGCAGGTCTGAGGTTATTGGAGCAACAAACTGATGGGTTCAGCATATAGATGGGAACAAGGTATATgtgaaccaaaagaaaaaaaatactggggaTATATATTTTACTGGGAAACAAGAACTTTGCTGGGTTGGATTCTGCTGATCATCTACTTCAGCCATTTGGCtccaaagagaaagagagctctgcaaggcatttttgtttgttcctgtgttgtaaaaaaaaaaagaatcacagtGCTTTTTTGTCATAGGGTCTGGAAACCTTTGGCTGCCAAGTAAATAGGGTTGCCACCTGGCGCATTTTAATCCGGCTCCATTTGTTTTTCAATCAGCCTGCTGGTAGGATTCCCAAACAGCCATTTCATTTCAGCCAAAAGTCAGCTTCAAACCACAGGCCAATTTAGAATGGCATAAATTCACACAAATGAATACGGACATTAGAGAAAGGATTACTGGCTGAAGGGAGAGTGTTGGCTGCCTAAGCACACTGTAATGTGCAGGGGGTTAATCTCTACATAGGGAGGTATTCAAATCATGACTATTTTTACTGCGACTTTTTATTCCTCTAGGGCACTTtcaggcaccttccgcacatgcagaataatacactttcaatccactttcacatttgttttgctactttgctattctgaacagtaaaatccagctgcaaagttcattgaaagtggattgaaaatgcattattctgcatgtgcggaaggggcctcatacatgtagaataatggattttcaatccactttcaaaacactttgtgctggattttacagtgtgaaatagcaaaatccacttgcaaataattgttaaagtgcattgaaaattgATTGAAATTGCATTTGGCATGTGTGAATGCACTTGCTCAGACCAACGTAAATGCATTTGTATCTGTTTACATTCTCAAAAACATTTAGATGGAGGTTAgatctcataggccccttccgcacacgcaaaataatgcattttcaaaccactttcacaactgtttgcaagtggattttgctattccgcacagcttcaaagagcactgaaatcagtttgaaagtgcattattctgcatgtgcggaatgagccatatacatctttcatgaaaaaaaaattgctgaggACTCCAAATGAAATTAAGCAAAGGAGCTATATGCCCACATTGCACTCTTCTGACACCTGTCCCTTGTTAAAGGACTCTACCTCATTACAAGGCCACCCTAAAGACATGGCTTTCATGTTGCTGCTCATACACCTATGCTATAGAGCAAGTTTAAGAAAACATTCTATAGAAAATGTTCATTACTTTCTCAGGGTAAATTTAGTACTTCCTAAATGATCTATGTCAGCCATTTCAGTTTAAGCACACTAGATGTATGGATTGATGTATATAAGGTTAAAAGACCCATTTTATATTTTGCTGCAAACTTCAACCCCTCTGTCCCCCTTCATATTTTCCTCTGTCTTTCTCCCCCACTTCACAGATTCTGGCTTTCCTCTTCCATTCTTCATCATCACCATGTTTTTCTCTTCACTTCATTGGCTGTTGCCTGGCCACAATATTACTATAGGCCACTTTGAGTTGCTGTAACAAATGAAAAATGTCACTCAGCTCCAGCATTTTGCTGTTTGTGATGTTGTCACATGCAGGAACATGACAGTTCTAGCCTTTAGGGGCCACTCCCaaattgttatgtttttaaaccaAGTTAGATTTTTTAATGTAAacctgaaggtttccccaggttttcTGGACAGGTAGTTCATCACAGTCATAGTTGGTCCCTGTCAGGATCTGACTGTGCTTTACTATTACATAttatgatgaaaataaacaagcTAATGCCTCCTTTATTATGTATCTTAAAAGCTTTGATATTCTATTAATGAgtagattagattttttttttaaaaaaagctatcaACTAAAACCTGAACTAGCTGttctggattttccaggctgtgtggttgtggtctggcgGTTTTAGCTCCTAGtgtttcacccatatctatgACTGGGATTCTCCAAGGAATGTCATAGTAAGATATGTTTTCTCTCAGtggtaccagaccacagccactcagcccagaaaacccgcaacagccagttggttccagccatgaaagtaatcaacaatacataaaacctcaagtggaggagaagtcgatctatggctaccaaccttgatcctccttgatctgagatttcaaatgccttagcagaccaggtgctcgtgagcagcagcaggagaaggccattgctttcacatccagcatgtgagctcccaaaggcatctgagtagcagagtgctggactagatggactctggtctgatccagcaaggctctttcttatgttcttaagtgttggGCTTTACTATAATATTCAGTCATATGTTTTACAGCAGCTTTACTGCTGTATTGCAGTTACCCAGAATGTATGGCTTCTCAGTAATAACAAGTGCTGTTTCAGCAATTCTTGGATTCTGAAAATGTGTCGTCTTGTTTGATTGCCCCAGTCTAAGCTTTGCCCTGGATCTTCCAATTAATGTCAATAAatcagtctcagtgagaaaaatggactataaatactgtaaataaataaagtgattcCTTAGAAGTTCAAAAGTGCCTTAGACTGTGTGTATTGTTCCCACACACAATACTAGAATTCAGCCTTCAAACTTTTGcttacttagaagtaaatcccactaagTTCCATGTGGACTACTACTATGTCAGTATGAACTGCAATAGGCATCGTCTtagtgcaggggtcgggaaccttttagactcaaagagccatttgggcccattttccccggaaaagaaaattcatggagccgcaggaTTCCGCTTCTCCCCGCCCTGTGGGGTGGACGGAGGCGcgggaggccgctttcttctgggGGGGCGGTGCAGAGGCCACCGGGCAGGTTTCACTTTCACTCGCCGGACAGCTGTtgcggctgctgcttctgctccctcctcctttgctcctccttcctcccttcttcgACCTTGGCAGTGTTCGACTTCTGATAAGCGAAACCCatcaaaaaatcccctgcgttgccaactccagggctgagctgggggATTCTGGACTGTTTCTGGGGATTTTGGCgaacggctggtgctggctttttctTCCACGGCCCCTGGAAGAgaaaagccagcaccagccgttcGCCCAAAATCCCCGGAACAAAGTCCAGAATCCTGCTTATCAGAAGTCGAAAACTGGAGCTCGCCAAGCGCTGCggtgggggcggaggccgctTTCTCTTCTGGCGgcgcggcgcggaggccgcttttctCTTCCCCTGGGGCGGCGGCAGGGCGCGTGGGAGGCCGCTTTCTCTCTGTGGCAGCACGGAGGCCGCCTTGGGGCGGGCGGGCGCTGGAGCCGGGcctgcagcggcggcggcgggcgccgGAGGCCGCTTCCCCTGGGCGGCGCGGCGGAGGCCGCTTCTCTGGGGGGGGTGGCagcacggaggccgcttttttctggGGCGGCGGCTtctggggcggcggcggcggcggcgctggagGCCGCCTCGGGGGGCGGCGGGCGGCGCCGGGAGGCCGCTCGGGGCGGCGGTGCCTGGATGCCGCTTTGGGCGGCGGGCGGCGCCGAGGTCGCCCGGGTCGGACGCGCACGGGCGGCAGTCTTCTGGCGctgggaagggggcggaatcccacgctgcccaggaaggggcgtggagccgcaccacaggctctaaagagccgtttgcggctcgcgagccgcaggttcccgacccctgtcttAGTGTAATATTCTTCATTTTAAACACAGATAAATAcatttatcccccctccccccaatattatCTTTAGCTGATATAAATGCGTTAGCGTGTTGCTAATATTTCCTAACTAAATCTGTTGCCTACTTTAAAAGCTTCAAACAATCATCTGGAGAAGTTTGCCTTCAAAATGGTTAGAAAGTAAAGGATACTTTATACCTTAAAAGGGAAACCAACAGGATTGCAGCAAGACTAACAGTATGATTTCAAGTGCATGAACAGAGAACATGCTATTCAAAGCTGAGTTGACTTTTAAAGGGCGTTCTTTAAAATCCAACCATCTGGGCGAGGCAGGCACTCTGACCTTTCTAAGGTAGGGAATGGTCTTTTAGAGCAACAATCGGGAAAGAATCAGGGAAGTGAGCTCCAAAATTATTTGGAAGTTTGGAGTGACTGACATGGGCGTCTCTATGGAAAATAGTGCCTGGGGCGAGCATTGAAAATGTTGATTTTGGAGGCAAAGGCCACAATTCAACGCAGGAGCTCACCAGGCCAAGCCAAGCATCAAACTGCAGGCTTGGTCTGGCCAAGTCCAGCTTTATGCTGCTGAcctaggcctttccccacttacctttgaccaccctttgctgcgcactgCTCTCAACGCCAtctctggcatgcgcccgggcttccccatgaccccgcgctctgcatggggtcatcaaaaggcgccgttttgaggagcgccagggatgtcgcgtgctgagggggcgcgagagtggcagcatcagggtggctgcgttgtcaccgcccctgtagtggggagtgccccgggaccccgcgctacttgaggagagtagcgtggggcttaaggtaagtggggaaagggccttggttagACTGAGTCCAGCATTTAACTGTGGGCTCCTCCTCTGAGGTATACATGGACTGTGGAAGTGGAGCCTAAAGTGGAGCCAAGGCAGAGCAGAGTTCTTGGCGGGGAGGGATTAGATGACTACTGAGGGCAACCTTTCTTCAAGTGGCACCCCAGAGCATGCCCAAGATACTGGAGACTGGGTTTCTAATTTCCAGGTGCTACAATGAGAATTATGCTAAATCCTTGACATTACTTTGATTGCTTCAGTTTGCTGGTTCCATAGCCATGATATTTGTAATTTGTAGCTTGGCTTTTAGCTGATTGTAAAATGTAAGCTAGAAGACCCTTTGGCCTAGACACGAGAGGTAgtaaaaagagggtttttttcctataCAATAATTCTACATCAGTGTGAATTTGAACTTGAATTGGAAAGTGGCTcatagcttgtgtgtgtgtgtttttaatcacAGCTGATGGCAATGGTGCCATTATccactcattttttttcctctttgtgctAGTTAGAAAGCTatggcagaaagaagaagaaccaATCCAATCCTCGGGAAGGAACttctttggctgaaatagtaaaaaAGCCCATAAACATACAACAATGAAGAATATCCCCAGATTTTATTGTGCCCCAATGAAAAGCACTGAGCTCAAAATATATAGGACATCTTAAATCTGGAAAGCACCAGCAgcgtttattttttcttcttcttgtgacttacttctgagtaatcatgcttaggattgcattttcAGACCACAGTGCTGTTGTCACCTGCTAGGGAATAAGCCCCAACAAGTAGAGTTTGGGCATAAGTTTGGGCTGTTGCAGAATTGTTAGTTTTTACCTGTTTAAAATATTCATCTCcacccagcagttactgaggtatttTGAGATCCACAAAACCCAAGACTCCCTCTCCCTCAGGTTAAAAGGGTAGAGAAACAGAGCAAAGCAACATATGGTCCAATTTCTTAAGGTATAACTTAAGGTTGAAAACTTTTCAGACACCAGCTTAGATAAAGGACATGGGGTAGAAATGGGGAGATTTGCTATCACTTTCCCTCAGGGAAatccctccacacacactatTTGTGCTGGTTGTTCAGCATGGGTTCCTGATTTTTTGCCCCTTCACTGGGTCTAAAGCCATTTTGGGAGGTTAAGGCTATGCTACATAAACCCCCTGCCTCAGCACAGTGGTCCCAGTCCAATCCAGCCATCTCACTTCATGCTGCTTTTTGTAGTAAAATGTGTGTTAGGAGAGCCAGTCATGGATCCCCAGTGTGTAGTTGGGCCCTCAGTCAAGTATCACCAAATGCCTGgggaaataacatttttaatggGCTTTGGAACCAGCCCTGGAGCTGTCCTTTAAGCAGGGACATCATTTACAGCAATTAGCAGGCGACAATATTTAACACTATGACGTGAAGAGTTTCACCTGGCGATTTTTACACATCAACTCTCTATAAAGGGCAAAAGAACAGGCtagtaggattgccaacaggtctggagaaaatGTCCCATCCCTTTAATTGAGACTTAATGGGCAGAAACGGGCAACTGAAGCCTTTGGGgcttggaggtaaataacatcaatcAGTAAATCACATCTCGTTAATATGGGTGCACACTTCAAAAGTGATCACTTTAATTGGAAAGCAGAAAGAACATGATGATCACTTTCATAAAATATCAGGAGTATAGTTATCGTATCAGGAAGTTGTTTGAATAAATATAGGGGGAAAAGTGTGGTGTGAAAACAATtgttgtgtcttttaaaaatgatatataTTGAGCCTCCCCCTTGAATCtgcaggaagagggaaggagaagtGATGTGTCCTATAAGTTTCAAGGGTTGGAGTGAACTGGACCACCTGAGGCACGTACCTTTCTTCCTAGCTTCCATAGCCTCTTCTGCTCCCTCCTCTGCTGTCCCCAATTCCAATATTATCAGGACTGGAAATATCAGACTCAGGAATTGGAAGGGGGCTTTCTTTCTACTGTCGAATATTGCCGATCTAATCTGATACCCAAAACATTAGTCATTTTATTGGGTTAGCAATTTCTGACAAAGAAAACTGGTAAATTAAGTTAATTGCCTAAGTGCAAAGTTAAGATTTTGctgtaattaaataaatgatttaaTCCAGAAGACAATTTGTCAAATAACTGTGGTGAACTAGAGGTAGAATAAATCATGTGGATTTGTGGGCACTCACAGGCCTTACGACATTGTGTATTGTAACAATTGCTGTAATAGGTTTATTATTACTTGGTCATAAAAGTACACTTTATGGTGGAAAAATCTACTCAAGGCTTGGAAGGGAATCTGAGCTGTCGAATACATCTGTCTTACACAATGTGCCAAATCAGCATTTTAAGACAAGCATGAGAGGCACTAAACAGATAGAAAAGTTGTCACCAAATTCTTAATTAGGCCAGTCATATAAGAGTTCACTACCTGACAttatttatctgtatttattatttatactttcagcaaagcccattgcaggagaGGTGCCAtaggccctagcaaagggtggaagaggaagcatcttcccctgcaatgggctttactggggttgTAGTGGGCCCTGCCCCCTGCTCCCGATGCAATGCTTGAAATGCTTGCCACTTATCTGGTTCTGGGTCTGTGACTTGGAGGTGGGAGAGGTAGGAGAGGTGTGGCTTGAGATAGgtggaaggtgaggataggggagggtggagaggattggcttgtggtgggggaggtggcaggtgaggcttggggtggggtgggggagggtgggaaagtgTGGCTTAGGGTAGGAGGAGGGTGGAATTGGGATGgttgggggaggtgggaggacTTTTCTGAGCCCATGGAGCAGCTGCTCTTCAGACCCAGGATGGTTgttgggggatggggagaggcaggaggacTTGTGAGGGCTGAAATGCTGGAATGTTTGGGAAGGCTTGGAGAAGCATGCAGGCCCTGATTACCTAGAGTATTCCTTATGAGTACATGGTGGCGAAGGATCAGCCTGGATCTGAGACCATCATGTGGGTGCTGACCTCACCTCTCATAGTGGGTGGCTGGGACATCAAGGTTTTGAGCAGTGAGTGGGAATGGTTCTCCTGTCACCTCAATCCTGAAGGGGGAACCATGCCCCACCCTCATCCACACCTCCATCTCTTGATGACACATGTACATCCCCCTGCAGGCAACTCTCAAAGTGGGGATGGCATCATGAGGCCATCAACAGAAGCACCTAAGGGGGGCATGGCACAGTCAATGCCCTGAGATAGCAGGAACAAGTCCTAGgtccaggggaggaggggggccaaTATCATCATGGCCACCCTATCTTTCCAGCAGGGTGCTCATTCAAGAGCTCCATGCATTATTACCCTGGCATCTATCCCATTGTGTCAACCCAGGAAGAAATGGAGGGCAGCGATGGGGAGGTGGACGAATGCACCTGGGCTGCTGTACTAGGGGCCCAGAGAAGTGAAGTGGCTCTGAGCCCAGGTACCTGCCATGGAGCAGATAATGCAGATGTCCACATGAGCTAACATATCTCTGTCTGGTCCCCCTGATATTTACAGCTGATGTTGTGGACCATCTTCATGCCTTGACCCCAGTGAGAAAAACTGTGGCAGCCAGGTCAGTTGTCTGCAGAGTCACTGGTCATTATGGAATTCCTGGGGCCAGAAGCCGGGGGTGAGCAGGCAgacttgaaattgaaattgatggtggaggggaggaggaggagggcagctgcCTCAATGGCTGGGTGGTGTGGCCTCTGGAGGCCCCAGCAATGTGGAGGAATCCGGCCCCTTTCCTGGGCCCCAGGGGATGTTGAGGATGGACAGGTGTGAAGTGAGAGGCTACAAGGCCTCACTGAACA
Coding sequences:
- the LOC125441991 gene encoding atherin-like, encoding MGKPGRMPEMALRAVRSKGWSKRGIPPPSQRQKTAARARPTRATSAPPAAQSGIQAPPPRAASRRRPPPPEAASSAAAAAAPEAAAPEKSGLRAATPPREAASAAPPRGSGLRRPPPPLQARLQRPPAPRRPPCCHREKAASHAPCRRPRGREKRPPRRAARRESGLRPHRSAWRAPVFDF